A window of Macaca thibetana thibetana isolate TM-01 chromosome 7, ASM2454274v1, whole genome shotgun sequence genomic DNA:
tgcagcttttggccgggtgcagtgactcacacctgtaatcccagcattttgggagtgggcagatcacctgaggtcaggagtttgagaccagcctggccaatatggtgaaaccctgtctctactgaaaatacaaaaattagccgggcgtggtggtgcacacctgtaatcccagctactcgggagactgaggcagaagaatcgcttgaacccaggaggcagaggttgcagtgagctgagatcatgccactgcaccccagcctgggcgacagagcaagactctgtctcaaaaaaacaaaacaacaacaacaaaaaaaacaaaatgcagctTTTATGCGGGTACAGGATTGCTGTAAGAAAAACATACCTGGctagtgcggtggctcacgtctgtaatcccaacactttgggaggcagaggtggtcgGATTgccttaagtcaggagttcaagaccagtctggccaacatggcgaaacctcgtctctaataaaaatacaaaaaattagccaggcgttgtggcacacgcctgtaatcccaactactcaggaggctgaggcaggggattgaTTGAAGCAGGGAgttgaaggtttcagtgagctgagatcgcaccactgcactccagcctgggcgacagagtgagactccatctcaaaaaaaagaaaaagaagaagaaaacataccTATATATTCTAATACGATTTGAGAACAAgcaaagtcattatatgacaacTTGAAGCAAAAGGAAGGTGAAGCATCTAAAGCTAAACAATTTTATGCCAGTAAAGGACGGTTTGATAAATTTGGAAAGGTTTGGTTTACAATATGTCAATATAACAGAAGAAGCAGCTTCTGCTGACCAAGAGGGAGCAAATGAGTTCCTAGACACCATTAAGGAAATGATCGAGAAGAAAGGGTATCTGCCTGAACAGGTTTTTGGTGCATATGCAAGTGCCCTATTCTGGAAAAACAAatgccacaaaggacatttatCAGTAAGGAAGAGAAGCAAGCACCAGGATTTAAGTCAGGAAGGGATAGGCTAATATTTTGTGCAGTTGGGTTTATGATCAGCACTGCCCTCATCTATGCAGCTGCTAACCCTCAAGCCTTGAAGGGAAAACATAAACACCAGTCACCTGTCTTTCGGTTGTACAAGAAGACCTGGACAATAATCCTTTTTCTGGATTGGTTCCCTCTCTGCTTTGTCCCTGATGTCAGGAAGTACCTTGCCAGTAAGAGACTGccttctgttattttattttattttttttagacggggtttcactgtcgcccaggctgaagttcagtggcctgatctgggctcactgcagcctccacctcccgggttgaagtgattctcctgcctcagcctcccgagtagctggaattacaggcgctcgacaacacgcccggctaatttttgtattttcagtagaaacggggtttcaccaggttggtcaggctgatctcgaactcctgacctcaggtgatctggcctcagcctcccaaagtgctgggattacaggtgtgagccaccgcacccagcctgcctcGAAAATTTAACCACAGAATTGACAGTTCAAGCCAAcgcagaaaataaaagtatttagcAAATTACTTTACAAACTTTCAGAACAAAACTTAATTGATTTACTTGACTTTACATAGCACGGACACCGAGTCAAAGAACAAAAACTATTTCAGGGTAAGCGGAGCCGGGAACAACAGACTTGGCACTGCGTCCTCGCGGCCCACTCGGCTCAGGATTGGCTGAAAGCTGGGCCGGCACTGATGGGCCCGGCGCGGCACGCGCAAGGGTGGGGGCGTCCCAGGAGGCCGTGGGTCGTAGCGAGGCAAGGCGAGCCCGGGCGTCCTCCCACCCACCGACTAGCCAAGGCTAGGCCGGCACCACGCGGCTCTGGATGCAGCGCGTGCTTGGGCGGGGGCGACCCGGGAGGCTTCGGGTGGAGCGAGGCGGAGCGAGCGCTGGCATCCTCCCGCCCACCAGGCTAAGGAATGGCCGAGTCTCGGAAGGAACCTGCCTGCTCCGGCTGCTGCGCGTGCTTGGGCGGGGGCGCGTCGGGAGACTTTAGGGAGGATTGGGGGGAGGCGGGGCCGGGAGTTCTCCCGCCCACCGGGCTCAGGATTGGCCGAAGCTAGGCAGGCACCGCCCCGCTCGGGCGGCAGCTCCCGTCCGCGCGGGGGCGTCCCCAGAGGCGCGTGGGGCgggcggggctggggctggggctggggctgggcttaGGGCGGGGGCCTGGGATGCTGCCGCGGAGCTGACTTGCTGGACTTGGTTTGTGGCAGACGGATGGCGAACGTGCGGGTCGCCGTGCGGGTCCGGCCGCTCAGCAAGAGGTGAGTTTGGGCGGGAGGGGGCGCCTGAGGCTTCGCAGGAGCTGAGAAGAGCTGGAGGTCAGCGTCTCCCGCTCCAGAGATTCTGGCGCGCAGAAACCGGTGACAAAGTGACCCGGGGGGTCGGGGTCCGGAACCCACGGAGGCCTGTCGGGACGGGACCTCAGTCGAGCTTTCGCGTTGTGTCCTGGGGATAGCGGTTCTCGGACGGCCGCGGGAGGGCTGCCCTGGGTGAGCGTCGCTGGCGTCCTGCCAGCAGGAGTTTCGAGGGACGGCGGCTCGAGGCTCGCGGCATCGGGTTGGGCCTTTGAGAAAGGCTGGGAGAGGGATGAgcattctcctctctcttttggGGGGCTTGGGTGTACCCATGAGGACTGAGGCTGAATGTTGTGTATTCCTGGGTGTGCATGGGTTTCTCTGCGAAGATGTGGAGAAAGCAGAATGTGAAGGCGTGAGGGGGAAATTGAGGCCCACACAGCTCACGGTTTCTTTCTGTGCTCGACAGCTGACTTAATCCAGGACGGAACTGTTAAGTAGGGGAAGTTGTTCCAACCCCTTCCTTCTGTCAGAGCCCTCAGTGCCCGTTTCCTCGTGGCTTATTTTGGTCGCGCACCTCTCATCTCAGCCCTTGAGACATCCAGTGTACAGCCAcgaacttttttctctttgtcaccAGATGAAGTGTTTTTTAAAGATCAAGTAGAGTTTGTTGACAGGTGGAGAGAGTGTAAAGAGCCATCTATGTAGTAAGACCGCCAAGAGCAAAGGACTTAGACTGTGAGGGACTAACTAGAGGTTAAGTTttgatggggaaggggtggttgGTGTGGAGAGCAGTGAGTGATGGGAGGTAAATCTGGCAGAGTGTCCTTTGGGGGACCAGAAGGCACATGTTGGAATTATTTGGCAAGTTTAAAAATCTCTACGACGTAAGATAGTTTGATAGTTGGGCAGAAGGATTAAGATAGGCATTGTCTCCCATAATACAATTTGGTACTAGTGAGGATTATGTTCGTCCTCATATGGAAATGATTGTCTTTGAAAAGTCTTGTAATTGACAGACTAACGAGAAGAGcaatgaaatggaaagaaagaaaaagagaataggaAGAGGGCAAAAGAGGTACActgaagaaagagggaaagcCTGAACTGCTGCGTTTTGATTGGTAAATGGCGTGGGACACCTGGCTTCTTCATAAGTGGATGTGGTAGCTCAGGGCTGGGGGATTTTTCATATGTGCAGATGCTACTCTGGAGGTAGCCTCTGGTATATTCTGTATTTGTAAAACTGTTCTTTTAGGGTTTTCAAGATAACAATATTGACCACTCCTAACAGTAACTTCTCAGTTCCTTGGAcactaggaatttattttttaatttttatttattttattttattttatttttttgagacagagtctggctctgttgcccaggctagagtacagtggacgatctcaactcactgcaagctccgcctcccgtattcacgccattctcctgcctcagcctcctgaatagcggggactataggcgcctgcccccacgccctgctaattttttgtatttttagtagagatggggtttcaccatgttaggcaggatggtctcaatctcctgacctcgtgatccacccacctgaggcctcccaaagtgctgagattacaggtgtgagccaccgtgcccagctgaacaCTAGGAATTTATAATAGCATGaattagattaagaaaatgatGCTGAAATTGGTTTACTTGCAGCCGCAGTAGAGAATAACATATCAAACAAAActgaagtgaaaaagaaaagcacaatttATTTACTTTAGCTCAAGTTAAGAGCCTTGAGCAGCAAGTGGTAGGATGTCAAGACTGTAGATACCCAGGTGTGAACAGATTGTAGCAGGCTGAAGATTCAGGAGCAGATACAGATAAACCCAGTGTGGCCCTAGCCAAGAGGTCCAGATCACTTCCCTCTTCTCACAGAATCCTGCAGAGATGGCAGCTATTCTTCAGAGTGTGTTATACGGTCTTCATTGAGGCTTATCTGAATGTGGGGAATCTCGTGATTATATGGTTTGTTCCAACCTTCAAATAAGTCATTGGCACACACTCAGTTGACAAAGTCATTGGATCTGATGTGCTTGGGAAGAAATCTTACAGACAATCTGGCCCaagcttctattttttatttttccagatgacAGAATGGTTTGGCTTAAGTTCTAAAAGTAGTTAGAGCCAAGATTTGATTCATTAGACCTACTGCTCTTTCTGAGATTACAGAAAAGTTGCACTTGTGTCTCAAGTGCGCATTTATTCAGTAGGACTAGAGTTGAccctcaattttttcttttctttctttttttttttttttttttggtgatggagtctcactctgtcacccaggctggagtgcagtggcacgatctcagctcactggaacctccgcctcctgggttcaagcgattctcctgtcccagtctcctgagtaactgggattacaggcgtctgccaccatgcctagctaatttttgtatttttagtagagagagggtttcaccatgttggccaggctggtctcgaactcctgacctcaggtgatatgcccgccatggcctcccaaagtgctaagattacaggcatgagccaccacacccagcctgacccTCAATAAAATGATACTGCTGTATAGGAAATGGTTTTGATGTCCTCCTCTCTACCTCACAGTTTCCCATAATCAGAAATTCCATACCTCATTATGAAATTGCTGCCCCTTGTCTACCCTCAGTTAACCGTTGTGAGAACATATCTGATCTGCCAATACTGTAGGCTCTAGAAGACTATTTGCCCTTCAAAACTTACTCTTAACCCACTgtatagctttttttaaaaaaagtttttcgAAGAATATGTAAAATGAGATTTGGAGTTTAATTAAAATCAGAACAGGGATACATTAAACAAAAGATACTTTTCTGATTATCAATTTTTGAGACTCAAAGCATCCCCAAAACATTGGCAATCCAGCTTGTTCCTGAGAGACAGCCATCACAAAAGGTTTTCACTCTGAACTATTCACATTTTTGTAgcagaaaacagaacaaagttCTGCAGACATCCTCTCTTCTTTCTAAAATGTGTTCACAAACAGGGTCTTTTCATagttcaaaaggaaaacaaacaggtTTCTTTTGTGGCCAAACGGCCTGTGACTCTCACCCTGGGATCTGATTTCTAAGAAAGTTCAGGACACCAAATCCAACCAGAAATTCCCAGGACACCAGTGGCTACTTAACTATGAGGGGATGGATGCTTTAGTCTTTCTATGAGGGGAGTCATTCTCCTGGGATTGTTGTGCCTGTCAATAGTCCCAGGAGAGGTAGGTGGGAATGCAAAAGCTAAAGGGTCAGAGAAAAGAATGAGTCTTTCACGAACAACCCATAACAAGGCAGAATGGTCCACTTTTACAAACCACCCACTATGAACTCCAAACATGCACACCCAAAActggaggggaaaggaaagagcTTCTGAGGGATGAGGAGAGACAAAAGATGGTGACATAGAACAGCAGACTTGCCTATGAACATTTCTCACCTTCCTAACACTGGAAGATGTTTAATTAGAAAGTTGCTGTTCAAAATGGtactgaaaacatatttaaaaataggtctgtagtcatcttaaaaataaaaggtcaCTTCTCAGATAAGAGGAGTGACAGATATTCTCAGATGCTAACACTTGAGGTATCTTTGATGTAAATTTGAAAAATGGCCaggtagagaaaaaggaaggaaaggaaggagagagggaggtagggagggaaatTCAGAGTATGATAGGAAAGGCAAGAAAACTGGGAGGAACACATTTTTTAAGTCCATGCTTATCTATCTCAGCAGCCAAACAAAGCAGAtccacaaagggaaaaaaatgcagtTATTTTCTAAGAACATTCTGAAAATCGACTTCGAACTCAAAACATAAGGACCTGCAATCTGAGAACAGCTATCACAATGCTAACTGGACTTAAAAATGACTACTGAGACTGGGTACTCAAATGGGTCAATGCTCTTCAGAGGTCATTCTTAGGCATTATCTGACACGATACTATGATCAGGCCTTACCCACCAAGTGGAGGCCAAAGTGCCTCTATTACTTGCTATGGACCTGCTCTAGGAGCCGACAAAATCACTTGGCTTTCTTGAAGTACAAGAGGACTCTGCCAGCAACAAGATGCAGGCAGGGAGGAATGGCAGAAGAAGAGCAAGACTGGTTACCAAGGGCTCTCTTCTGATGTACGGAGTTAAAAATGACTGCACAAATGTGCTAAGTAAAAGAATGGGAAGATGAACTGTAATACCAAAGACAGAAGACATTCCTcccagaggaaagaagggaagtgGACCTCAAAACAGTGTCCCAGGGTAATGCTACCAGAGTTGTACGAACTGTGCTCTGTCCCAAGGGACAAATACCTGAAGGTAAAAAGGAAAAGCAGCTCTCTTCTTATCATTTCCCCCTGCTGGTTTTAAAGACCCAAGTCCAGAATCTTGCAGCACTGAACCATAGGTGGGATACAGGGAGGAGAGGCAGAGGGTAAGGAACATGAATGGTGTTAGGCCCACCAAGCCTCTGTATCCTTTCCCCAGACTTCCCCATTTCTTCCCAAGCACAACAACACGCCAGGCAGTTGTAGGTTGATATTGGGTTTGGGACAAAATTGCGGGGTATGAGGGTGACTCAATAAAGGAGAGCctaggaggccgggcacggtggctcacgcctgtaatcccagcactttgggaggccaaggcaggcagatcacaaggtcaggagttcgagaccagcctggccaatatggtgaaaccccgtctctactagaaatacaaaaagttagcccggtgtgatggcacacacctgtagtcccagctactcggaaggctgaggcaggagaatcgcttgaacctggggaggcggaggttgcagtgagccgagatcatgccactgcactccagcctgggagacagggcaagacttcgtctaaaaaaaaaaaaaaaaaaaaagaaaactaggaaaGCCAGAGTTTAACTGTTTTCCTCTAAGGGATGCTTAGCTCTACAGAAAATACACCAAGGGCCTTCAATCTAACTTGTTTAACTGGGAAGGGGAACAGGAGACAGGGAGAAGAAATGGTCAGATGAAGCTTATCTTCCTATCATCATTTGGCACCCAGAGGAGGAGTGGGAGGTGGAGAATGTAATGGGGACTGCTGGTATTGCCTCTTCGGTCTTTTCACTGTTGATCCTATTGGCCAAATCAGGTGCATTCAGGTGTCCCTGTTGCTGCTTTTCTTCTAATCCTTGCAGGAGAGTCAGATGTCCATCTCCAACTGGCACCACCCCCAACTGCATGTTTCTTGTCAGGGTTGTTCAAATTACTGACTTCTACTTTGGAGTCTTCACTTAAGGTGCCAGGGCTAGTGACTCCTGGGATATTGGGCAGATGGCAGGGTGGGGTCCTAGCCGTAGGAGAACTGCGAAGATCCAACAGAAACTTTCTATCATAAATGATTCGAGTTCCTCCTGGTGTGGTGGAGAAGAGCGTCCCCTCGGGCGTCGTGCAGTGGTCATGAGGTAGCTGCGCGGCGTAGCTGATGACCACGGTGTGGGTGGGGAAGGCGCGGCTCTGGCTGGGCGGATGGCCGCTGCCGGCGGAGGAGGACATGGCTGTGGGCGCGGGCTCTGGGCTTTGTGTGGCGGGTAGGCGGCGGCGCCGGGCCGGTCTGCTCCGGCCCCTCGGGCGGGCGGAAAAGCGTGCTCTGCGCGCTCCTCGCTCGCTTCCTCTGGTTCCCTCGTCCCGCTACACCCCTGCCTCtcgatcttccagcctcagcagCGGCGGCGAAGACGATGACAGGAAGCctatataactttttttgtttttgtttaagtcTGTAAATAGGGATAACTACTTCAATGATTTTTATGAACATTTGATAAAACAATACAACAATTTTTATTGCTCAGACCCCTGTGCTTGGCTGtctggtttttaaaagttttacaagGGGTCAGGCACTGTttcttacgcctgtaatcccagcactttgggagactgaggcaggagaatcgcctgaacccaggagttcaataccaatctctgtcaacaaaaaataaaaaaataaaaattagctgggcatggtggcatgtgcttgtaatcctggctacttgggaagttgaggtggaagAAATGCTTacgcccaggagattgaggctgcagtgagctatgattgcaccactgcactccagcctgggcaacagagtgagatcctgtctctaaataaatcagtaaataaaattaaatctaaaaacCCCTGTCTCACTGTGCTTCTCCTACCCCTAGTTCTCTAGGTCACAGCCTGGGAAGCCTGAGGAAGGATAAAAAATAAGACTGAAGGTATTGTCTCAACTTTCAGGTTCTAGGCTAGGAGTAATTTAATTGATAACTTTCATTATCAATTAAATATAATTGATATTGGATCAATTATATTTGGTAAGGaggattatatataatattatatattagtaaGGAGGATGTACTAATTAATTCTcatctgttaacattttggtcaTGAGTACTTTAGCTGTGactttttatattatgaaaaaagATAGGCATCAGATGTGTGTGTGGGTCATCTGGATTAAGCCCATTAAAGTGAGTGTAGAGATTGTTTAGTTGTTAGCAGTATTACCAGATAACTGCAACATAGGAAGATTCTTGAGGATCTTGGCCCTCCTTCTAATTTAAGAAGATATAAGGAAAGAATTTGAGAAATATATTCTCAGGGTCTCAGCAGAGAGGattccaatactttttttttttttttttgtcaatatCCATGCTCAAAATGCTACGGAAAATGAGAGATGATGCTGTGTTATATGCTGGGCCAAGGATGCTCTCTGGAGTTTCTTTtgagagatgagatcttgctctgtcactcaggctggggtgcagtatcgtgatcatagcttgctgcacccttgaactcctgggctcaagcaatcctcctgcctctcagtcttgcaagtagttgggattatatgTGCAAGCCACTGCTCCCTGCACTCTCTAGGGTTTCTAAGCCTGACTTTAAGGTATAATTCAGAGCCTAGGCTTCGTGGTCAGACAAATATGAgtttaaatcctagctctgccactgatagctgtgtgaccttggacaagttacataATTTCTCTCAGCTTTAGTCCTCTGCCTGTAAAAATGATATGTTAGCAAACTATGTCAGGAGGGTATGTAGGAGGATAGCATAGGATGAAGAACAATATGTAGTGCACCTAatacagtgcctcacacctaGAAGGTACTAAATGTGAATGTGAGCTGTTCCAgagccaaattgtaaagatccaGGGAAGCCTGCCAGCTAGGGGATTGCTTGACGTGACACTTACAGCCATTTATGGAGACAGACACTTCTCTTAAGGGTACAGCAGTAGGGAAATATTTTGTCCCACTAGCACTGGTTTcagcttcttttttcttgatttaaaaagaaaagcaacatttCTTCTGAGTTTGGGTCTTGTTTCTAGGGAGACCAAAGAAGGGGGAAGAATTATTGTGGAAGTTGATGGCAAAGTGGCGAAAATCAGGAATTTAAAGGTAAGCctgaaattgtttttcattttctttccactgAGGAGCTAATATTGCTACAGGGGCTTCCAGGCTGAAGGTGTATATGTGAATGTGTTGAGAGTTGGGGAGGGAAGGGTATATAAGGGGAATAGTGGGAAGAGCTTGTGCCAATCATAAAGCAAATTAAGAAATCAAgaaggtggccgggcgcagtggctcacgcctgtaatcccagaactttgggaggctgaggcgggcggatcacgaggtcaggagatcgagaccatcctggctaacatggagaaaccccgtctctactaaaaatacaaaaaattagccaggcgtggtggtgcacgcctgtagtcccagctactcgggaggctgagacaggagaatggcatgaacccgggaggcggagcttgcagtgagctgagatcacgccactgaactccagcctgggtgacagagcgagactgtgtctcaaaataaattaaataaataaataaaatcaagacgGAAGTGCAGGGCATTTGGCTGCTGCAGCCTAAGTTTTATCAAATAGGGTGCAACTGTTTGGGAAATTAGTTGGTAGATGTTTTGAAAGTAAACTTGGGATGTTTTGGGGGCAATAGTTAAATCATGCTGTAGGCAATCCATATGCTATTTAACTCACCTGACCAGTTAAACTTTGTGCTAATCTTTTCAGTTGATACCACTTTATCTAGAGACATTATTAGGGATTTTAGTATGCACCTGGTAATGCAGGGTTTATTTTAGCTATACTGAGATCCAAGCAACATCTTTCAGATCCCAGAAGGGAGTCAGTCACTAACCTGGGTTTTGTTACAAATTCTGTTTCACAGATCTCAGTGAACTTTGAGTCATGACTGGACAGACACTTGGAACTTCCTTCCATACCCCTCAGTCTCCCTTCGGCCTAATTTTCTCCACCCTGTTCCTCCATTTACTAGGCAAACAGAAGATGgagaggtttctttctttctgggccTTGAGGAGTGGAGAGAGACTGGGGAAGCTGACCATGTGACTGTTGCTATAGTCAGCTTGCAGGTGGCACTCAGCATTCCTGAGAGCTGAGGAAACTGGCAAAAGTGAGAGTTATTTGGACCCCAGTCTTCACAGTCATGCCTGCTCTCTTGTTActcctgtgatgtgatctgttTCCTCTTGTCAGTAGTTCTCTGCTAAAAAACAATGGGGACCTACCAGACTTTCAACAGGGCTCCCCAGGGACAAAGGACCTTTTATTCTTTGCTGTCTCTTATTTATATCTCTGTTGCCTAATCACTTCAGCTGCTTTGTTCTAAGAtctcatgtttttgtttctaagaATCAGTCAAACTTGAATCTGCCTTCTGCACACCTCCCTGGCTGCTTACTTCCCTGAGGTCAGTTATCCATATAGAATCTCTTAATCATTCTGGCGGCCTCATTCTTCTGTCATTTGTGATGGCTGGTGTCAGGGTTGTCGTTCCCCATCCAGAGTGTATAAAATAAGGCATTTTGGTGAAGAACGCCATTCTCTCCAGTACCCGGAGGTCAGTGCAAGGCCAAACTCTGGCTCTACTCTCATCTACCTTGAGCAGCTAGATTGCTTCTGGCTCTTCTGTCCAATGTGGTGTCTAATTGGAGGTTGAATATTCCAGGAATCTCAGTGAAAGCCCCAGGTTGATGGAGCCCGTCAGGCACCATGGCCACACTACTCACACACTCCAGGATCCTCTGCAGAAATACTTAGAAAAGAATATAGGTTGAGCATcttaatttgaaaatttgaaatctgaaatcctTCAAAATCTGAAGCTTTTTGAATGCTGACATGACGCCACGAGTGGAAAGTGTCACAGCTGGTTTCATGTGATGGGTTGCAGCCAAAACTGttttatgcacaaaattattttatgcacAAAACTGTTTTATgcacaaaaatgtataaatttatctTCAAGCTATGTTTATaaagtgtatatgaaacataaaaggatttcatgtttagacttggatTCATCCCCCAGATaatctcattatgtatatataaatattcagaaatcCAAAAAACTCTGaaatccaaaaaaatccaaaacgCTTCTGGTCCCGAGCATTTCAAAGAAGGGACATTCAACCTGTAGTGATAAGAAGATGCCCAGAGCGGGAGAGGCTTTCTCTCTCAAGCTTTACCATGTCTCATATAGTTGGTTCTTATGTAGGCAGATATATGATAGGATGACAGACAAATTTagttctctgtgttttatttgtatCTAATAAGATGGAGACAaagtttaccttttctttttcaggaagaTAATATAAA
This region includes:
- the LOC126959885 gene encoding eukaryotic translation initiation factor 4E-binding protein 2-like, with product MSSSAGSGHPPSQSRAFPTHTVVISYAAQLPHDHCTTPEGTLFSTTPGGTRIIYDRKFLLDLRSSPTARTPPCHLPNIPGVTSPGTLSEDSKVEVSNLNNPDKKHAVGGGASWRWTSDSPARIRRKAATGTPECT